One stretch of Pedobacter riviphilus DNA includes these proteins:
- a CDS encoding 3-keto-disaccharide hydrolase has translation MNISKTGFTAILWLCGTLLAFGQRIDLKDLSAFKNPSNSWSLAQNVAADLNAENVLKTVKGEGILVNQSTAKKAGSDLYTINEYGDVAIELDYLTAKGTNSGIYLQGNYEIQIDDAWGLKNASSSNNGGIYQRWDDSKPEAEKGFGGVAPRQNASKAPGLWQHIKIIFQAPKFDASGKKTQNAKIISAELNGVLIHENVELFGATRGAASAEKAKGPLRLQGDHGSVAFRNIQINELSEIPKPNQNGGADPIYIEAASNNMIRSFVDVAPRVRSVHAISVGGPEKTAYSYDLDNGTLLQGWHGDFIDATPMWDGRGNGTSRALGSVTRFTKKPILAISKLANDQAKWIADTAGTGFRTKGYVMDKQDRPEFKYIINGTNVTDAVKVMENGQGLTREITVDKPSKDLYFLLATASNIEEAGKGLYLIDDKAYYIQLGESTAKPIIRNVDGKWEMIAAIGSKLNYTILF, from the coding sequence ATGAACATCTCAAAGACGGGTTTTACAGCCATTTTATGGCTTTGCGGAACCCTGTTGGCATTTGGCCAGCGTATCGATCTCAAAGATCTTTCAGCCTTTAAAAACCCTTCAAATTCATGGTCGCTGGCACAAAATGTAGCGGCCGACCTAAACGCCGAAAATGTTTTAAAAACAGTTAAAGGCGAAGGGATATTGGTTAACCAATCTACAGCAAAAAAAGCCGGTTCCGATTTATACACTATAAATGAATACGGTGATGTAGCGATAGAATTAGATTATTTAACTGCAAAAGGAACAAATTCTGGTATTTATCTTCAGGGTAATTATGAAATCCAGATTGACGATGCGTGGGGACTTAAAAACGCTAGTTCGTCAAACAACGGTGGTATTTACCAGCGCTGGGACGATAGCAAACCTGAAGCAGAAAAAGGGTTTGGAGGTGTTGCACCCCGTCAGAACGCAAGCAAGGCGCCAGGTTTATGGCAGCATATTAAAATTATATTCCAGGCACCAAAATTTGATGCATCAGGAAAGAAAACCCAAAATGCTAAAATCATCAGTGCAGAACTAAACGGCGTTCTGATCCATGAAAATGTCGAATTATTCGGTGCAACCAGAGGGGCTGCAAGCGCTGAAAAAGCAAAAGGACCTTTACGCTTACAGGGCGATCATGGTTCGGTAGCGTTCAGAAATATCCAGATTAACGAATTATCGGAAATTCCAAAACCAAACCAAAACGGCGGGGCAGATCCAATATACATTGAAGCAGCAAGCAACAACATGATCAGAAGTTTTGTTGATGTTGCGCCAAGAGTACGTTCGGTACACGCCATTTCTGTAGGTGGACCAGAAAAAACTGCTTATAGTTATGACTTAGATAATGGTACATTATTACAGGGATGGCATGGTGATTTCATCGATGCTACACCAATGTGGGATGGCCGCGGAAATGGTACCTCGCGTGCTTTGGGCAGTGTTACCCGTTTCACCAAAAAACCTATTTTGGCTATATCAAAGTTAGCAAATGATCAGGCTAAGTGGATTGCAGACACGGCTGGTACTGGTTTCAGAACCAAAGGTTACGTAATGGATAAACAAGACCGCCCAGAGTTTAAGTATATCATTAATGGAACAAATGTTACCGATGCCGTTAAGGTGATGGAAAATGGACAAGGTTTAACGAGAGAAATTACTGTTGATAAACCATCAAAAGATTTGTATTTCCTTTTGGCTACTGCTTCAAATATTGAAGAAGCTGGCAAAGGTTTGTACTTAATTGATGATAAAGCGTATTACATACAGCTTGGTGAAAGTACTGCAAAACCAATTATTAGAAATGTTGATGGTAAATGGGAAATGATCGCAGCCATTGGAAGTAAGTTGAATTATACCATTTTGTTTTAA
- a CDS encoding basic secretory protein-like protein codes for MKKKFLLVALVSFLGAAAFAQNRGQREYKITINDADSIANATLDGRLRTAFFEVYPFFAQADGYRTKRNVVLDLVTDETPTIKAKAGEIKVNSQWVKNKSQKKIQKELFAALSKNWVSYSKEKHKGYELTFISKDPDLDPTVRKKLIATYFEIYPTLVKTFNNQSTHEVLFVVDTAYKAVAEASGNRILFSAGYMKAHPTDIDVVTHETMHIVQGYGYSAGPVWLTEGIADYIRYKYGVDNVGSKWSLPAYNEKQSYKNSYRITARFFAWLEQNVKPGLIATLDQQLRAHQYTEQSWAALTGKTVDQLWEDYGKEPQKVSLTYSSKK; via the coding sequence ATGAAAAAGAAATTTTTACTCGTTGCATTAGTCTCGTTTTTAGGTGCTGCTGCTTTTGCTCAGAACCGGGGGCAGAGAGAATACAAAATTACCATCAATGATGCGGATAGCATAGCCAACGCAACATTGGATGGTAGACTCAGAACAGCGTTTTTTGAAGTTTATCCGTTTTTTGCTCAGGCCGATGGTTATCGTACCAAAAGAAATGTTGTATTGGATTTGGTAACCGACGAAACCCCTACAATTAAGGCCAAAGCCGGAGAAATTAAAGTAAACAGCCAATGGGTTAAAAATAAATCTCAAAAGAAAATACAAAAAGAACTGTTCGCGGCACTTTCAAAAAATTGGGTTTCTTACAGCAAAGAAAAGCACAAAGGTTATGAATTAACCTTCATCAGCAAAGACCCGGATTTAGATCCAACGGTAAGAAAGAAGTTAATCGCTACTTATTTCGAAATCTATCCAACTTTGGTTAAAACATTTAACAATCAATCTACACACGAGGTGCTATTTGTGGTAGATACAGCCTATAAAGCGGTTGCAGAAGCAAGTGGAAATAGAATTTTGTTTAGTGCAGGTTATATGAAAGCACACCCAACTGATATAGATGTGGTAACGCACGAAACCATGCATATTGTGCAGGGATATGGCTATAGTGCTGGCCCGGTTTGGCTAACCGAAGGCATAGCCGATTATATACGCTATAAATATGGTGTTGATAATGTGGGGTCGAAATGGAGTTTGCCAGCGTATAACGAGAAGCAGAGTTATAAAAATAGCTACCGCATTACAGCGCGTTTTTTTGCCTGGTTAGAACAAAATGTAAAACCGGGTTTAATTGCTACTTTAGACCAACAGTTAAGGGCACATCAGTATACCGAACAATCATGGGCAGCTTTAACTGGTAAAACTGTCGATCAGCTTTGGGAAGATTACGGTAAAGAACCCCAAAAAGTAAGTCTTACTTATAGCAGTAAAAAATAG
- a CDS encoding DUF4964 domain-containing protein — protein sequence MSFFNLITKVQDKAPAYLFITNDAYFSIWSFGDGLNQSAIKHRNGRSCLYKD from the coding sequence TTGTCTTTTTTTAATTTAATTACAAAAGTACAAGATAAAGCACCTGCCTATCTATTCATTACAAATGATGCCTATTTCAGTATTTGGTCTTTCGGTGATGGACTCAACCAATCGGCTATTAAACATCGGAATGGAAGGAGCTGTCTTTATAAAGATTGA
- a CDS encoding RagB/SusD family nutrient uptake outer membrane protein translates to MKNKSIIYSLLVGTLFLTNACTKLDENAYDQLLTDNFYNNKTEVLSAVLRPYTHANAWVTPSGQDGWWRLAELSGDQLAWPTKGRHGEDGGKWKRLHYHTWTTDEGGINNAWSLMFWGMGLCNDPIGNIEKRDISLMGITQAEKDAFIAELKLLRAFHYLKLMDLFGNIPVVTQVGTPAKPETKSRKEVFNFIESEIKSNIDKAPKLSRAMLGRMSQAGAYAMLVELYLNAEVWTGTARWDDCIAAANKLIAGEGGAQNGVMALDPNITDQFKTTNDLSKEAIFSIAYNYSIANFQPSWPGEFYHFKQQQIYGGGRNGNDGIVLIPGVFTTYEDADLRKRTWLLEGPMFQFVAPTEPVLASEEYNGSQLIFVDNIRKNKTGSTVSNMSEGEENSGVRFNKYKLGNQFAGPGGTPAIDPNYNNGDWNIYRLTMIYFAKAEAIMRKNGGVATAEAVQLINDCKKRAFSEADFATRAYTTASLTLDELLAERGREFIFEGMRRDDLIRFGKFATATWWDHSASNATKALYPIPQRQRDLNGNLTQNPGY, encoded by the coding sequence ATGAAAAATAAATCAATCATATATAGTTTGCTCGTGGGTACTTTGTTTCTAACAAATGCCTGTACCAAGTTAGATGAAAATGCTTATGATCAGCTATTGACAGATAACTTTTATAATAATAAAACTGAGGTTTTATCGGCCGTTTTAAGACCCTATACACACGCAAATGCATGGGTTACCCCGTCTGGCCAGGATGGATGGTGGCGTTTAGCCGAACTTTCTGGAGATCAGTTAGCATGGCCAACCAAGGGTCGTCACGGCGAAGATGGTGGTAAATGGAAAAGATTACATTACCATACCTGGACTACAGATGAAGGCGGAATTAACAACGCATGGTCTTTAATGTTCTGGGGCATGGGTTTATGTAATGATCCGATTGGAAATATCGAAAAACGTGATATTTCGCTAATGGGGATTACACAAGCTGAAAAGGATGCATTTATTGCTGAATTAAAATTATTAAGGGCATTCCACTATTTAAAATTAATGGACTTGTTCGGTAATATTCCAGTGGTTACACAAGTAGGTACACCTGCAAAACCAGAAACAAAATCGCGTAAAGAGGTATTCAACTTTATCGAATCAGAAATTAAATCGAACATTGATAAGGCACCTAAATTATCTCGCGCTATGCTTGGCCGTATGAGTCAGGCGGGAGCTTATGCCATGTTGGTAGAACTTTATTTAAACGCTGAAGTTTGGACTGGTACAGCAAGGTGGGATGATTGTATTGCAGCGGCAAATAAATTAATTGCAGGTGAGGGTGGAGCACAGAATGGTGTAATGGCACTTGATCCCAATATAACAGACCAGTTTAAAACGACTAACGATTTGTCTAAAGAAGCTATTTTCTCTATTGCTTATAATTATTCAATAGCCAATTTTCAGCCATCGTGGCCCGGAGAATTCTATCACTTTAAACAACAACAAATTTATGGTGGTGGTAGAAATGGTAACGATGGTATTGTATTAATCCCTGGGGTTTTTACCACATACGAAGATGCAGACTTAAGAAAAAGAACATGGCTTTTAGAGGGGCCAATGTTTCAATTTGTAGCGCCAACTGAGCCTGTTTTGGCATCAGAAGAATATAACGGATCGCAATTGATCTTTGTTGATAATATTCGTAAAAACAAAACCGGATCTACGGTAAGTAATATGAGCGAGGGCGAAGAAAATTCAGGTGTTCGTTTTAACAAATATAAATTAGGGAACCAATTTGCAGGTCCTGGTGGGACTCCGGCTATTGATCCGAATTATAATAACGGTGACTGGAATATCTATCGTTTAACCATGATTTATTTTGCCAAGGCAGAAGCGATTATGCGTAAAAACGGAGGAGTAGCTACAGCAGAAGCTGTTCAGCTAATTAATGATTGTAAAAAACGTGCATTTAGTGAAGCAGATTTTGCTACCCGTGCTTACACAACTGCATCTTTAACATTAGATGAACTTTTAGCCGAAAGAGGTCGGGAATTTATCTTCGAAGGGATGAGAAGAGATGATTTAATCCGTTTCGGTAAATTTGCTACTGCTACATGGTGGGATCACTCCGCTAGTAACGCAACTAAAGCACTTTATCCAATTCCTCAAAGACAAAGAGATTTGAATGGAAATTTAACTCAAAATCCAGGCTACTAA
- a CDS encoding GH92 family glycosyl hydrolase — MKLKLIASILCCLIAKGLLAQQKDWVHYVNTLQGTNSKHELTRGNTYPTTAFPFGMHTWTPQTGRNGDGWKYQYFKDKIRGFQQAHQCSSWTRDYAVFSLMPMIDELIVNEDKRETKFSHLDEVAKPNYYKVTFENEITTEISPSERGAHLRFSYPKGKRSFLILDGYNRLSGVQIYPKENKITGWVNNGEGFKRGWKSYFVIQFDQPIKSYGTWENKRNTVAKDSISAEGLGKGAFVQFESGTKVQVKTASSYISLQQAELNLKRELGNDKTLEDTKANAAAVWNKLLGKIEVEGGSKADMETFYSCFFRASLFSRKFYEINEAGKPYYFSPYDGKVHDGYMFTDTGFWDTFRAQFPLNTLVQPEMHGRYMQAMLDAYEQCGWLPSWSFPSEAGSMIGNHAISLLTDAWAKGIRKFDPKKALDAYYHEAMNKGPWGPANGRDGVTEYNQLGYVPYPKYREATAKTLEYAYDDYCAYALAKMIGDKHYMEVFEKPMFNYKNVYDPSTRFMRGRNAEGKWSPNFDPTEWGGPFTEGNAWHWQWSVFHDTKGLINLMGGNSNFTAKLDSVFSEPNKVNVGSYGGMIHEMTEMVMANMGQYAHGNQPIQHMVYLYNYANQPWKAQFHAREVMHKLYNATENGYPGDEDQGQTSSWYVLSALGFYSVTPGTGEYVLGSPMFKKTTINLENGKKFVIEAPANDVHHVYIKSARLNGKNYTRNFINHSDLLNGGVLKLEMNVKPSLNRGLLEEDKPFSISK, encoded by the coding sequence ATGAAACTTAAATTAATTGCATCCATTTTATGCTGCCTTATTGCCAAAGGGTTATTGGCGCAGCAGAAAGATTGGGTCCACTATGTGAACACACTGCAGGGCACCAACTCTAAACACGAACTTACCCGAGGGAATACCTATCCAACAACGGCATTCCCATTTGGCATGCATACCTGGACCCCACAAACCGGTAGAAATGGTGATGGCTGGAAATATCAATACTTTAAAGATAAAATCAGAGGCTTTCAGCAAGCGCACCAATGCAGTTCGTGGACGAGGGATTATGCCGTATTTTCTTTAATGCCCATGATTGATGAACTGATTGTAAATGAAGATAAACGCGAAACCAAGTTTAGTCATCTGGATGAGGTTGCTAAACCAAATTATTACAAAGTAACATTTGAAAACGAAATTACCACTGAGATTTCGCCATCAGAACGTGGCGCACACCTCAGGTTCAGCTATCCAAAAGGCAAAAGAAGTTTTTTAATTTTAGATGGATACAACAGGTTAAGTGGTGTTCAGATCTACCCTAAAGAAAATAAAATAACGGGCTGGGTAAACAACGGCGAAGGTTTTAAAAGAGGTTGGAAAAGTTATTTCGTCATCCAGTTCGATCAACCGATTAAATCTTACGGTACTTGGGAGAATAAACGGAATACCGTTGCAAAAGATTCTATTTCTGCCGAAGGATTGGGAAAAGGTGCATTTGTACAGTTCGAATCCGGGACAAAAGTTCAGGTGAAAACAGCTTCATCTTATATCAGTTTACAGCAGGCCGAACTCAATTTAAAAAGAGAACTGGGCAATGATAAAACGCTGGAGGATACGAAAGCAAATGCCGCTGCGGTATGGAATAAATTGCTTGGCAAGATAGAAGTAGAAGGTGGATCGAAAGCAGATATGGAAACTTTTTATTCTTGCTTTTTTAGGGCAAGCCTGTTCTCCAGAAAGTTTTATGAGATAAATGAAGCCGGAAAACCATATTACTTTAGTCCGTATGACGGTAAAGTACATGATGGATATATGTTTACCGATACGGGTTTCTGGGATACCTTCCGTGCACAATTTCCACTAAATACACTGGTGCAGCCAGAAATGCACGGTCGTTATATGCAGGCTATGCTCGATGCCTATGAACAATGCGGTTGGTTGCCCTCGTGGTCTTTTCCCAGCGAAGCTGGAAGTATGATCGGTAACCATGCTATTTCTTTGTTAACCGATGCCTGGGCCAAAGGAATCAGAAAGTTTGATCCAAAAAAGGCACTAGACGCTTATTATCACGAAGCGATGAATAAGGGGCCATGGGGGCCGGCGAATGGTAGAGACGGCGTAACCGAGTATAACCAACTGGGTTATGTTCCTTATCCAAAATATAGAGAAGCTACAGCCAAAACACTAGAATATGCCTACGACGATTATTGTGCTTACGCTTTAGCCAAAATGATTGGCGATAAACATTATATGGAGGTTTTTGAGAAACCGATGTTCAATTATAAAAATGTTTACGATCCATCTACGCGTTTTATGAGGGGAAGGAACGCGGAGGGCAAATGGTCGCCAAATTTTGATCCAACCGAATGGGGAGGCCCATTTACAGAAGGAAATGCCTGGCATTGGCAATGGTCGGTTTTTCATGATACCAAAGGTTTAATTAATTTGATGGGGGGCAACAGCAATTTCACTGCAAAACTAGATTCTGTTTTTAGCGAACCCAATAAAGTAAATGTGGGTTCGTACGGTGGGATGATCCATGAAATGACCGAAATGGTAATGGCCAACATGGGGCAATATGCACATGGTAACCAACCCATACAACACATGGTTTATTTATACAACTACGCCAACCAACCCTGGAAAGCACAATTTCATGCCCGCGAGGTGATGCATAAACTGTACAATGCAACAGAAAATGGTTATCCGGGAGATGAAGATCAAGGACAAACTTCTTCCTGGTATGTATTAAGCGCTTTAGGGTTTTATAGTGTAACCCCTGGTACTGGTGAGTATGTTTTAGGGAGTCCGATGTTTAAAAAAACAACCATTAACCTAGAAAATGGTAAAAAATTCGTCATCGAAGCGCCTGCAAATGATGTTCATCATGTTTATATAAAATCGGCAAGGCTAAATGGTAAAAATTATACCAGAAACTTTATAAATCATAGCGATTTATTAAATGGCGGGGTGTTAAAATTAGAGATGAATGTTAAACCTTCGTTAAATAGGGGATTATTAGAGGAAGATAAGCCATTTTCGATCAGTAAATAA
- a CDS encoding ROK family protein, which produces MEKPVALGVDIGGSHITAALVDLETRTLVKNSIKRSPVNSQESKEVILSAWCDIINKAFKNIKNGARNVGIAMPGPFNYSEGISLIKDQDKFKSLYQINVKEELSERLDIPAEHIHFINDAAGFLQGEVFAGAAKGNVSVLGLTLGTGLGSSLCLNDKAFDADLWNSEFLDGIAEDYLSTRWFVKRFNQLSGKTVDGVKELVELVETNHFATMVFMEFGYNLAQFLIPIIKKHKIDTVIVGGNIAQSFSAFAPELIAALKGNGIDTEIKISELKEHAALIGAASCCDLSLT; this is translated from the coding sequence ATGGAAAAGCCTGTTGCATTAGGTGTAGATATTGGCGGCTCGCATATTACGGCCGCATTGGTAGATTTGGAAACAAGAACTTTGGTGAAGAATTCGATCAAACGTAGCCCTGTGAATTCGCAGGAGAGTAAAGAAGTGATTTTATCGGCATGGTGCGATATCATCAATAAGGCTTTTAAAAATATTAAAAACGGTGCCCGAAATGTTGGAATTGCCATGCCAGGTCCTTTTAATTATAGTGAGGGCATTTCATTAATTAAAGATCAGGATAAGTTTAAATCTCTTTACCAGATCAATGTAAAAGAAGAATTGTCTGAAAGATTGGATATCCCTGCGGAGCATATTCACTTTATAAACGATGCGGCGGGTTTTTTACAAGGTGAGGTTTTTGCCGGCGCTGCCAAAGGAAATGTGAGTGTATTGGGCTTAACGCTTGGTACGGGACTAGGCTCATCGCTTTGTCTCAATGATAAAGCTTTTGATGCTGACCTCTGGAACTCAGAATTTTTAGACGGAATTGCAGAAGATTACCTTTCTACGCGCTGGTTCGTAAAACGTTTTAACCAACTTAGTGGCAAAACGGTAGATGGGGTGAAAGAATTGGTGGAATTAGTAGAAACTAATCATTTTGCGACTATGGTTTTTATGGAATTTGGCTATAACCTGGCGCAATTCCTGATCCCTATTATTAAGAAACACAAAATAGACACAGTAATAGTTGGTGGTAATATTGCGCAATCTTTTAGCGCATTTGCACCTGAATTAATTGCAGCACTTAAAGGCAATGGAATAGATACTGAAATCAAAATTTCAGAACTAAAAGAACATGCCGCGTTAATTGGTGCTGCAAGCTGCTGCGATTTAAGTCTTACTTAA
- a CDS encoding basic secretory family protein translates to MEKSVKPGIIKTVDASLRDHTYTKDIWVKLTGKDLDALWADYVKNSEV, encoded by the coding sequence ATGGAGAAAAGTGTAAAACCAGGTATAATCAAAACCGTTGATGCTTCTTTAAGAGATCACACTTATACCAAAGATATCTGGGTAAAATTAACAGGTAAAGATTTAGATGCACTTTGGGCAGATTACGTTAAAAATTCGGAAGTTTAA
- a CDS encoding basic secretory family protein has protein sequence MKKIFTISICAVLISAFSAQLKAQEIIKKSGYTLSFESNFAELDPQLKKRLIKTFFEVYPKLAKAYNPVTIKEVKFFVDTAYKGVAATADGKVTFSSIWMTKHPEDIDVVTHEVMHIVQDYGRSVGPGWLTEGIADYARYKFGVDNASAKWSLPALKPDHSYKKQLPHYRRFFRLDGEKCKTRYNQNR, from the coding sequence ATGAAAAAAATATTCACCATTTCGATTTGTGCAGTGCTGATCTCGGCTTTTTCTGCACAGCTAAAAGCACAGGAAATTATTAAAAAGAGTGGTTACACTTTATCTTTCGAAAGCAATTTCGCAGAACTTGATCCGCAATTGAAGAAACGGTTAATCAAAACTTTTTTCGAAGTTTATCCAAAACTGGCCAAAGCGTATAATCCAGTCACCATAAAAGAAGTGAAATTTTTTGTAGATACGGCATACAAAGGTGTGGCAGCAACTGCTGATGGTAAAGTAACTTTCAGTTCGATCTGGATGACAAAACATCCTGAAGACATTGATGTCGTAACCCATGAGGTGATGCATATTGTGCAAGACTATGGCCGAAGCGTTGGCCCGGGTTGGTTAACAGAGGGGATTGCAGATTATGCCCGTTATAAATTTGGTGTAGATAATGCTAGTGCCAAATGGTCGCTTCCTGCTTTAAAACCAGATCACAGTTATAAAAAACAGCTACCGCATTACCGCAGGTTTTTTCGCCTGGATGGAGAAAAGTGTAAAACCAGGTATAATCAAAACCGTTGA